One stretch of Rhodopirellula halodulae DNA includes these proteins:
- a CDS encoding DUF1552 domain-containing protein: MKRIHLSRRTLLRGSGAAVALPLLDAMVPAMTASAATVAAPSKLKRIGYIYIPMGYNPAAWTPKGDTLDKLPSSLSPLESVKDHLTVITNTDLQNAYPGSHATSNSAFLSAARAKRTESSDYYNGTTVDQIAAQKIGSETQLPSLELSMDLLSTVGQCDNGYACVYQNSLSWASPTQPLPSEAHPRIVFESLFGEGGTPEQRQAAIQKRASLLDSITQEIKRIQSRVGSSDRNKIDSYLESIREVERRIQLAEQTSQDNPLPDLDRPVGVPTAYADHAKLMFDLQLLAFQGDITRVVSFQLAREASTRTYPEIGVPDPHHPVTHHGNNPDKLEKVAKINQFHVSLFADFLQRMDEIPEADGTLLDHSLYMYGSGMGDPDKHDHSNLPILVAGGGAENMRGNRHLRFDDPEPLSNLHLTLLNKVGVPLESFADSTGTIDHLFDPVTL, translated from the coding sequence ATGAAACGCATTCACCTTTCACGCCGCACATTGCTTCGTGGCTCCGGTGCGGCGGTGGCTTTGCCGCTGTTGGACGCGATGGTTCCTGCCATGACCGCGTCGGCCGCCACGGTTGCCGCCCCCAGCAAGCTCAAGCGGATCGGATACATCTACATCCCGATGGGTTACAACCCGGCGGCATGGACACCCAAGGGGGACACACTCGACAAATTGCCATCGAGTCTGTCGCCGCTCGAATCGGTCAAAGATCATCTGACGGTGATCACGAACACGGATCTGCAAAACGCCTACCCGGGGTCGCACGCCACATCGAACTCCGCATTCTTGAGTGCCGCTCGCGCCAAACGAACGGAAAGCAGCGACTACTACAACGGAACCACTGTGGATCAAATCGCGGCTCAAAAGATCGGCTCGGAAACCCAACTGCCTTCGCTGGAGTTGTCGATGGATCTGCTGTCGACCGTGGGCCAGTGCGACAACGGTTATGCCTGTGTTTATCAAAACAGTTTGTCTTGGGCCTCGCCGACTCAGCCGTTGCCTTCGGAAGCTCATCCGCGAATCGTGTTTGAAAGCTTGTTTGGCGAAGGTGGCACCCCCGAGCAACGGCAGGCTGCGATTCAAAAGCGAGCCAGCTTGCTCGATTCCATCACGCAAGAGATCAAACGCATTCAATCCCGCGTGGGGTCTTCGGATCGGAACAAAATCGACAGTTACTTGGAAAGCATCCGTGAAGTGGAACGCCGTATCCAACTCGCAGAACAAACCAGCCAAGACAATCCGTTGCCCGATTTGGATCGACCCGTCGGCGTTCCAACGGCATACGCGGACCATGCCAAGTTGATGTTTGACTTGCAGTTGTTGGCTTTCCAAGGCGATATCACTCGCGTGGTCAGTTTCCAATTGGCACGTGAAGCGAGCACGCGAACCTATCCGGAAATCGGTGTGCCGGATCCTCACCATCCGGTGACCCACCACGGCAACAATCCAGACAAACTGGAAAAGGTTGCAAAGATCAATCAGTTCCACGTTTCTCTTTTCGCGGACTTCCTTCAACGGATGGACGAGATCCCAGAGGCGGACGGAACATTGCTGGATCATTCGCTGTACATGTATGGCAGTGGGATGGGCGATCCGGACAAGCACGATCACAGCAACCTGCCGATCTTGGTTGCCGGTGGCGGCGCCGAAAATATGCGAGGCAATCGCCACCTGCGATTCGACGATCCGGAGCCACTGTCCAACTTGCACCTGACGTTGCTGAACAAAGTTGGCGTCCCACTGGAATCCTTCGCGGACAGCACTGGCACCATCGACCACTTGTTTGATCCGGTGACGCTGTGA
- a CDS encoding DUF1592 domain-containing protein yields the protein MPRFRPLLVCVCLTVLVTLNVKGFGDDTDPSADAANSDVTLGNPSNAIEDDLAVVRDFLSQQCLDCHSGTDAESGFDLAGFDCREEAFNSPDFAMEAWEKILRRVHTRQMPPPEYGQPDEPTYARVTESLVDLLDARSKRYPRPGRLSAMRRMTRVEYQNAIRDLLDVRIDAADYLPKDESSHGFDNITVEELSPTHLNRYLTAAQKISRLAIGGLGNGPAGVTIRLPAERSQENHVDGLPFGTRGGVLFQQHFPQTGEYEIELKLTRDRDEQVEGLHREHQIDVLIDRARVHQFTVKPPKRTGKWGGPDYTHSDSHLKTRLRVEAGRHNVGVTFTKTFSSLTEGKRQPFDANFNRHRHPRLTPAIYQVSIVGPFAPEGPGETTSRRLILGELLSSETRTRADAADALKRLARRAYRRPATKDELNLLLAFFDEGNAAGDFQQGMESALTALLVNPNFLFRIESETPSSDDSTSVAINDYELATRLAAFLWSSIPDEQLLDLAETKQLRNDDVLRTQVQRMLSDSRSEALVTNFASQWLQLRNLDSITPDLRLFPDFDDNLRQSFKRETQLLFEDVLVNDRCVTDLIASTETFLNERLATHYGIPGVNGSHFRRVRVDDASHRGGILRHGSILMVTSYATRTSPTIRGNWVLENVFGTPAPPPPPNVPNLEEKNTLAAKTVRERLAMHRANPTCASCHDLIDPLGFALENFDAVGRWRQFEGTLDVDSSGQLPDGTELNSIDALERGIVARPDIFAQTVTEKLMTYGLGRATEPFDGPAIRRIVQQSSQDNYTLRSIITGIVLSEPFRYREIRSR from the coding sequence TTGCCACGCTTCCGCCCGCTGCTCGTCTGCGTTTGCCTGACGGTTCTGGTCACGTTGAACGTGAAGGGGTTTGGTGATGACACCGATCCGTCGGCGGACGCGGCCAACTCCGACGTCACGTTGGGTAATCCGTCGAACGCCATCGAAGACGACTTGGCGGTCGTTCGTGATTTTCTTTCGCAGCAGTGTCTTGATTGCCACTCTGGCACCGATGCGGAATCCGGTTTCGATTTGGCAGGTTTTGACTGTCGCGAAGAAGCTTTCAACTCGCCCGATTTCGCGATGGAGGCTTGGGAGAAAATCCTGCGGCGGGTTCATACCCGTCAAATGCCGCCCCCGGAATACGGTCAGCCGGACGAACCCACCTATGCCCGAGTCACCGAGTCCCTGGTCGACCTGCTGGACGCTCGCAGCAAACGTTATCCGAGGCCCGGGCGTTTGAGTGCGATGCGTCGCATGACGCGAGTGGAATACCAAAACGCGATTCGGGATCTGCTGGATGTGCGAATCGATGCCGCTGACTATCTGCCCAAAGATGAATCCAGCCACGGGTTTGACAACATCACGGTCGAAGAGTTGTCCCCGACGCACCTGAATCGATACCTCACCGCAGCCCAAAAGATCAGTCGTCTGGCGATTGGTGGATTGGGAAACGGTCCGGCTGGTGTGACGATTCGTCTTCCGGCCGAGCGTTCGCAGGAAAACCATGTTGACGGTTTGCCGTTTGGGACTCGCGGCGGTGTGCTGTTCCAGCAGCACTTTCCCCAGACCGGCGAGTACGAAATCGAACTGAAGCTCACACGTGACCGCGACGAACAGGTCGAAGGTTTGCACCGCGAGCACCAGATCGACGTTTTGATTGATCGAGCCCGCGTGCATCAGTTCACGGTCAAACCGCCAAAGCGAACCGGCAAATGGGGCGGCCCGGACTACACACATTCGGATTCCCATTTGAAGACACGTTTGCGCGTCGAAGCCGGTCGGCACAACGTGGGCGTGACGTTCACCAAAACTTTTTCATCGCTGACGGAAGGCAAGCGTCAACCCTTCGATGCAAACTTCAACCGACACCGACATCCGCGATTGACCCCGGCGATCTACCAGGTTTCCATCGTGGGCCCCTTTGCTCCGGAAGGGCCTGGTGAAACCACCAGCCGAAGATTGATCCTGGGGGAACTTCTCTCGTCAGAGACTCGCACGCGGGCGGATGCTGCCGACGCGTTGAAACGCCTGGCTCGGCGGGCTTATCGACGCCCCGCGACGAAGGACGAACTGAACTTGTTGCTGGCGTTCTTTGACGAAGGCAACGCGGCGGGCGATTTTCAGCAGGGCATGGAGTCCGCACTCACGGCGTTGTTGGTGAATCCAAATTTCCTGTTCCGAATCGAGTCGGAAACTCCCTCCTCCGACGATTCCACTTCGGTCGCTATCAACGATTACGAATTAGCGACCCGTCTGGCCGCGTTCCTGTGGAGCAGCATTCCCGATGAGCAGCTTCTCGATTTGGCGGAAACCAAACAGCTTCGAAACGATGATGTTTTGCGAACGCAAGTCCAACGAATGTTGAGCGATTCGCGGTCGGAGGCTTTGGTGACCAACTTCGCGTCCCAGTGGTTGCAACTGCGAAACTTGGATTCGATCACGCCTGACCTGCGACTGTTCCCGGACTTCGACGATAACTTGCGTCAATCCTTCAAGCGAGAGACTCAGTTGTTGTTCGAGGATGTGTTGGTCAACGATCGCTGTGTGACGGACTTGATCGCATCGACCGAAACGTTTTTGAACGAGCGACTGGCAACGCACTATGGCATTCCCGGTGTCAACGGGAGTCATTTCCGCCGAGTGAGAGTCGATGACGCGTCGCATCGCGGCGGAATCCTGCGGCACGGCAGCATCCTGATGGTCACGTCGTATGCCACACGAACATCACCCACCATTCGCGGCAATTGGGTGCTCGAAAATGTGTTCGGTACACCGGCACCGCCGCCACCGCCGAATGTTCCCAACCTGGAAGAGAAGAACACGCTGGCAGCCAAGACCGTTCGCGAACGGCTTGCGATGCACCGAGCCAATCCAACATGTGCCAGTTGCCATGACTTGATCGATCCACTTGGCTTCGCACTCGAAAATTTCGATGCGGTGGGACGTTGGCGGCAATTCGAAGGCACGCTCGACGTGGATTCGTCGGGCCAATTGCCAGATGGAACCGAACTGAATTCGATCGATGCGTTGGAACGCGGCATCGTTGCTCGGCCGGACATCTTTGCCCAAACGGTCACGGAGAAGTTGATGACCTACGGACTGGGGCGTGCCACGGAACCGTTTGATGGCCCGGCCATCCGCCGAATCGTTCAGCAGTCATCGCAAGACAACTACACGCTGCGGTCGATCATCACGGGAATCGTCTTGAGCGAACCGTTTCGATACCGCGAAATCCGTTCGCGGTAG
- a CDS encoding 3-keto-disaccharide hydrolase: MSLTPYLSCRLMCGLILATCCVGLSASAEDSNSKNAEEWTVLFDGKTLEGWEKVGRDDSHWEVEDGVIKGTGRPSMLVNTSGPYKNFRYRCEVKINDGGNSGVYFRTTRKPGFMDGYEAQVDSTHTDPIRTGSLYGFCHVYPQLVKPDTWFTYEIEVKEDNWRGRDMLRIKITVDGNELYEYMDFEKTYGPGHFAFQQHDPGSVVHIRKAEVMPLAD; encoded by the coding sequence ATGTCGTTGACTCCTTATCTGTCGTGCCGCTTGATGTGCGGTCTGATCCTTGCCACCTGCTGCGTTGGCCTTTCCGCTTCCGCGGAAGATTCGAACTCGAAGAATGCGGAAGAATGGACCGTGCTTTTTGACGGCAAAACGCTGGAAGGTTGGGAGAAAGTCGGTCGCGACGACAGCCACTGGGAAGTGGAAGACGGTGTGATCAAGGGCACCGGGCGACCTTCGATGCTGGTCAACACGTCCGGGCCGTACAAGAACTTCCGTTATCGCTGCGAAGTCAAAATCAACGATGGCGGCAATTCCGGCGTCTATTTCCGGACCACTCGCAAACCAGGCTTCATGGACGGTTACGAAGCCCAGGTCGACAGCACCCACACCGATCCGATTCGCACCGGGTCGCTGTACGGTTTCTGCCACGTTTATCCTCAATTGGTCAAACCAGATACCTGGTTCACCTACGAAATCGAGGTCAAAGAAGACAATTGGCGTGGACGCGACATGCTTCGCATCAAAATCACCGTCGATGGCAACGAACTGTATGAATACATGGACTTCGAGAAGACTTACGGTCCAGGCCACTTCGCCTTTCAACAGCACGATCCTGGCAGCGTGGTGCACATTCGAAAAGCCGAAGTGATGCCGCTGGCCGATTGA
- a CDS encoding phosphoketolase produces MRRALAACLKPGQLIVQGKLSPEQLDLYWCATNYLSAAQIYLRENVCLRETLRPDHIKPRLLGHWGTCPGINLIATHLNRLIVERQLSTLLVTGPGHGAPAILSNLFLDGSLGERYSDLRRESGGLRMLIREFSWPGGFPSHLTPATPGAIHEGGELGYALATAFGAALDAPERMVACIVGDGEAETGPTATAWHLTKYLNPLRDGMVLPIVHLNHYKISSRTILGSMSDDELTDLFQGYGYFPILINAGTTGGNHRSQLSVAPVQHGEAAHVNHAAIAAAFDQAHSKMDELRDDWRRELAHGQQLPNRPGWPVILFRSPKGWTGPAELDGKPIEGTHRSHQIPVPSPRENEEHLKALEQWLRSYQPEKLFDENDRPHAQVVDWLPEGNLRLGMRPESNGGEIRKPLKLPSWRNDSIAVEIGNRGSVVASDMKRAGTLLRKVIQQNRGAFRLFCPDELESNRLTETLEASDRQFVWPTPDQDPNVDLIGSVFEMLSEHTCQALMQGYLLTGRHAVFPCYEAFVSIVDSMMGQYAKFLKRSDEIGWREPVSSFNYLLSSEGWRQDHNGYSHQMPGFLNMLLNKKAQNVRVYLPPDTNCLLSTLDHCLRSTGKINLIVASKQPMPQWLNADEADDHCRRGLSIWDWATSDQTPSGESDGSETPDVVLACCGVYPTSEAIVAARLLRKAVPELKLRLVNITDLLILEEQTFHPHGLDREAFAKYFTEEQPVIFNFHGYPSAVKQLLWNRPNHQRFRINGYVEEGTTTTPFSLLAANGIDRFTLVDQILCAAAVQRPSIRSRLDPIRQQSQRRREEMLSYAQSNGEDVESFSDWEVDGEGMEECLATGAER; encoded by the coding sequence ATGCGACGAGCCTTGGCCGCCTGTCTCAAACCAGGGCAATTGATTGTGCAAGGCAAACTCTCCCCAGAACAATTGGATCTGTACTGGTGTGCAACGAATTACCTCTCTGCCGCGCAAATCTATCTGCGTGAGAATGTCTGTTTGAGGGAAACGTTGCGGCCCGATCACATCAAGCCTCGATTGCTTGGGCACTGGGGGACTTGTCCTGGGATCAATCTGATTGCTACTCACCTCAATCGGCTAATCGTTGAACGCCAGCTTTCAACGTTGTTGGTGACCGGGCCCGGGCATGGGGCTCCCGCTATCCTTAGTAATCTCTTCTTGGATGGTTCGTTGGGAGAGCGGTACAGCGACCTCCGTCGAGAGTCAGGCGGCTTACGCATGCTCATTCGAGAGTTTTCTTGGCCCGGTGGGTTCCCAAGTCACCTCACTCCTGCCACGCCAGGAGCGATTCATGAAGGCGGTGAGTTGGGTTACGCGTTGGCAACAGCGTTTGGTGCCGCGCTGGATGCACCCGAACGAATGGTTGCCTGCATCGTTGGCGATGGAGAAGCGGAGACGGGACCAACCGCGACCGCTTGGCATTTGACGAAGTACTTGAATCCTCTGCGAGACGGAATGGTGCTGCCGATCGTACACCTCAATCACTACAAGATCTCCAGCCGAACCATACTGGGTTCGATGTCGGATGATGAGCTGACGGATTTGTTTCAAGGCTACGGTTACTTCCCGATCCTGATCAACGCGGGGACAACGGGTGGGAACCATCGCAGCCAACTGTCCGTTGCTCCGGTACAACACGGTGAGGCTGCCCACGTGAATCACGCAGCCATCGCAGCGGCATTTGATCAGGCTCACTCGAAGATGGACGAGTTGCGTGATGACTGGAGACGTGAGTTGGCCCATGGGCAACAGCTTCCCAACAGACCAGGTTGGCCTGTGATCCTATTTCGCTCGCCAAAAGGATGGACTGGCCCAGCAGAATTAGACGGCAAACCCATTGAGGGGACTCATCGATCGCATCAGATCCCCGTTCCCAGTCCTCGCGAGAACGAAGAACATCTGAAGGCACTGGAACAATGGCTCCGATCGTATCAACCCGAAAAATTGTTCGATGAGAATGATCGCCCGCACGCTCAAGTGGTGGATTGGCTACCGGAAGGAAACCTTCGCTTGGGCATGCGTCCGGAATCGAACGGTGGCGAGATCCGCAAGCCGTTGAAGCTGCCGAGTTGGCGAAACGATTCGATCGCTGTCGAGATTGGTAACCGAGGAAGTGTAGTTGCGAGCGACATGAAGCGGGCTGGAACTTTGCTTCGAAAGGTGATTCAGCAAAACCGCGGTGCGTTTCGTTTGTTTTGTCCTGACGAACTTGAGTCGAATCGACTGACAGAGACACTGGAGGCCAGCGATCGTCAGTTCGTGTGGCCAACACCGGATCAAGATCCAAATGTTGACCTGATCGGCAGCGTCTTTGAAATGCTTTCGGAACACACGTGCCAAGCCCTTATGCAGGGTTACCTGCTGACGGGGCGGCATGCGGTGTTCCCATGTTATGAAGCCTTCGTGTCCATCGTCGACAGCATGATGGGACAGTATGCAAAGTTCTTGAAGCGATCAGACGAAATCGGGTGGCGAGAACCGGTCAGCTCATTCAACTATTTATTGAGCAGTGAAGGATGGCGACAGGACCACAACGGGTATTCGCATCAGATGCCGGGATTTCTCAACATGTTGTTGAACAAGAAGGCACAAAACGTCCGTGTGTACCTTCCACCCGATACAAATTGTCTACTTTCAACGCTGGATCATTGCTTACGCAGCACTGGCAAGATCAATCTGATCGTGGCTTCCAAACAGCCGATGCCACAATGGTTGAACGCTGATGAAGCGGACGATCATTGCCGACGTGGGTTATCGATATGGGATTGGGCGACTAGCGACCAGACGCCATCTGGCGAATCCGACGGTTCGGAAACACCCGATGTTGTGCTCGCCTGCTGTGGAGTCTACCCGACCTCGGAAGCCATAGTCGCGGCAAGGTTACTCCGCAAAGCGGTTCCGGAGCTGAAGCTCAGGCTAGTGAACATCACGGATCTGCTCATCCTAGAAGAACAGACCTTTCACCCTCACGGTTTGGATCGGGAGGCATTCGCCAAGTATTTCACAGAAGAACAGCCAGTCATCTTCAACTTCCATGGCTATCCGTCGGCGGTCAAACAGTTGCTATGGAACCGTCCAAATCATCAACGTTTTCGAATCAATGGGTACGTTGAGGAAGGGACGACGACCACTCCGTTCAGCTTGTTGGCGGCCAATGGAATCGATCGCTTTACGTTGGTCGATCAAATCCTGTGTGCAGCCGCTGTGCAACGTCCCTCGATTCGTTCGCGTCTGGATCCCATCCGCCAACAATCCCAACGTCGCCGCGAAGAGATGCTGTCGTACGCGCAGTCCAACGGTGAAGACGTGGAATCGTTTTCTGATTGGGAGGTCGATGGTGAAGGCATGGAGGAGTGTTTGGCGACGGGAGCTGAGCGGTGA
- a CDS encoding acetate/propionate family kinase, with protein MIVLSLNPGSGSLRYRLVDTTGDLTSLPSGMVDRIVGEDRLAEETKSLLKRLPWEIVDAIAVRCVHGGRYWAIPACKMTPEVLRHLESIFPLAPLHLPSDVAVARTVMQSTDKPVHAVFDSSFHRTIDEVHWRYPIPYDLGEEYRSIGFHGLAHESVALAWAKLSSSGGNGQHAPSHGSKWLSLHFGGGASACAVVDGESRWTTMGMTPLDGLMMSTRSGSIDPAIVLSMIRDGRSPDEVERLLNRESGLKGVSGISEDTRDLLPAAAEGDVRPRLALEMYANRVRQTVGAGIAVMGGCDALLLSGALVKDSAEFRHRLLNGLDCFGIHLDDRKNDRDDELREVTELSSRHSSTSIAFVPADEEKQMARMVEMCEWGRTSSMQRSHQGVGSHDHD; from the coding sequence GTGATCGTCTTGTCTCTCAATCCCGGCAGCGGGTCGTTGCGATATCGTTTGGTTGATACCACCGGAGATCTCACTTCGTTGCCTTCGGGAATGGTTGATCGAATCGTTGGTGAAGATCGACTCGCGGAAGAAACAAAGTCGCTGCTAAAACGGTTGCCTTGGGAGATAGTGGATGCAATTGCTGTGCGTTGCGTTCACGGAGGACGCTACTGGGCGATCCCTGCTTGCAAAATGACACCCGAAGTTCTGCGGCACCTGGAATCCATCTTTCCTCTCGCGCCTTTGCACCTACCTTCTGACGTGGCGGTGGCTCGAACGGTCATGCAATCCACCGATAAACCAGTGCATGCTGTCTTTGATTCTTCCTTCCATCGAACGATTGACGAGGTTCATTGGCGATATCCCATTCCGTATGACCTCGGTGAGGAATATCGCAGCATTGGCTTCCACGGCTTGGCCCACGAGTCAGTAGCGTTGGCGTGGGCGAAATTGTCTTCTAGCGGCGGTAATGGGCAGCACGCACCATCGCATGGCTCGAAATGGTTATCGCTTCATTTCGGAGGTGGTGCTAGCGCATGTGCTGTTGTGGATGGGGAAAGTAGATGGACAACCATGGGTATGACGCCCTTGGATGGGTTGATGATGAGTACACGGAGTGGAAGCATTGACCCCGCCATTGTGTTGTCCATGATTCGCGACGGTCGATCGCCAGATGAAGTGGAACGTTTGCTGAACCGTGAAAGCGGTTTGAAAGGTGTTTCAGGAATCAGCGAAGACACCCGTGACTTATTGCCCGCGGCCGCGGAAGGCGATGTGAGGCCCCGATTGGCTCTCGAGATGTATGCCAATCGAGTGCGTCAAACGGTTGGCGCTGGGATCGCTGTTATGGGAGGGTGCGATGCTTTGTTGCTTTCGGGAGCATTGGTGAAGGACTCCGCCGAGTTTCGTCATCGTTTGTTAAATGGTCTGGATTGCTTCGGCATCCATCTCGATGACCGAAAAAATGACCGTGACGACGAACTGCGAGAAGTAACCGAGTTGTCGAGTCGCCATTCCTCGACCTCCATCGCATTTGTTCCGGCGGACGAAGAAAAGCAGATGGCTCGTATGGTCGAAATGTGCGAGTGGGGAAGGACGTCTTCCATGCAGCGGAGTCATCAAGGGGTGGGTTCACATGACCACGATTGA
- a CDS encoding CHAD domain-containing protein: MSYRIKRSETPQDALHRIANEQIDKALREIEKSSNDRHHAVHQVRKRCKKIRGLLRLVRPALGKTYDVENKAIRDAARRISAIRDAKTNVKSHDDLMDEFGQHIDRDAFSDIRLKLAKELQQISDDVIDHALAKVRQDLADVKQRSSNWRLKHDGYAAIHKGLTKTRRRAESRLDSVIQTPSTESLHEFRKRVKYHWYHLRLLKGVWPEAMTPMIEASSRLADQLGDDHDLAVFNQTAERKEVSKKTRQVLKGIADRKRETLQSAAVNLGRQLFAESTHAFDQRIRAYWHIWRDAN; the protein is encoded by the coding sequence ATGAGTTACAGAATCAAACGAAGCGAGACCCCACAGGATGCCTTGCACCGAATTGCAAACGAGCAAATCGACAAGGCTCTTCGCGAGATCGAGAAATCCTCAAACGACCGGCACCACGCGGTCCATCAGGTTCGCAAACGTTGTAAAAAAATTCGAGGCCTGTTGCGGTTGGTACGTCCGGCTTTGGGCAAGACATACGATGTCGAAAACAAAGCGATCCGGGATGCAGCCCGTCGAATCTCAGCCATCCGTGATGCGAAAACGAATGTCAAAAGTCATGATGATCTGATGGACGAATTCGGTCAGCACATCGACCGGGACGCTTTTTCAGACATACGATTGAAACTGGCAAAAGAGCTTCAACAAATTTCCGACGATGTGATTGATCACGCACTGGCGAAGGTGCGTCAGGATTTGGCTGACGTCAAGCAGCGATCCAGCAACTGGAGACTGAAGCACGACGGCTACGCGGCAATTCACAAGGGATTGACGAAAACCAGACGACGTGCGGAATCACGACTGGATTCGGTGATCCAGACCCCAAGCACCGAGTCGTTGCACGAGTTTCGTAAACGCGTGAAGTATCACTGGTATCACTTGCGTCTGCTCAAGGGTGTTTGGCCAGAGGCCATGACGCCGATGATCGAAGCGTCCAGTCGCTTGGCGGATCAGTTGGGCGATGACCACGACTTGGCTGTGTTCAACCAGACTGCTGAACGAAAAGAGGTCAGCAAAAAGACACGTCAAGTGTTGAAGGGAATTGCGGATCGCAAGCGAGAAACACTCCAATCTGCTGCGGTGAATTTGGGTCGGCAGTTGTTTGCTGAGTCTACCCATGCCTTTGACCAACGCATCCGTGCCTATTGGCACATCTGGCGGGATGCCAACTAG
- a CDS encoding exopolysaccharide biosynthesis protein, producing MSIDHQAPIEQILHRIDDIAEQNERIQFGQVMDAVGRNSFASLLLVVGAIMLLPGPADLPGVPVLLGAIAILLCGQMLAHRDHVWIPHWIERREISQDKMKKMLDWLRRPAAWLDSMTAERWTFMMNHATISTLAVAAILVAMSTPILEFIPFSANLAGGAIFAFALAILARDGLLAGLAVCISIATFGLVGYQFFVN from the coding sequence ATGAGTATTGACCACCAGGCTCCCATCGAGCAGATCCTTCACCGCATCGACGACATTGCAGAGCAGAACGAACGCATCCAATTCGGCCAAGTCATGGACGCGGTCGGTCGCAATTCGTTCGCGTCGCTGTTGTTGGTGGTTGGTGCCATCATGTTGCTGCCCGGGCCCGCGGACTTACCGGGTGTCCCGGTGCTGCTGGGGGCCATCGCGATTTTGTTGTGTGGTCAGATGCTCGCGCATCGCGATCATGTTTGGATTCCGCATTGGATTGAGCGGCGAGAGATCAGCCAGGACAAGATGAAGAAGATGCTGGATTGGCTGCGACGTCCCGCCGCGTGGTTGGATTCCATGACCGCCGAACGCTGGACGTTCATGATGAATCACGCGACGATCAGCACGTTGGCGGTCGCCGCAATCCTGGTCGCGATGAGCACACCAATTCTGGAATTCATCCCCTTCAGCGCAAACCTCGCCGGAGGAGCCATCTTCGCATTCGCACTGGCCATCCTGGCCCGAGATGGATTGCTGGCGGGATTGGCGGTGTGCATCTCAATCGCGACGTTCGGCTTGGTGGGATACCAATTCTTCGTCAACTGA
- a CDS encoding nuclear transport factor 2 family protein: MVMVKASPSSEAGRMPDEALLTAMGNFNQELVDAGIMQAGEGLKPSSEGVRVHFHGTERSVTDGPFAETKELIAGYWIWEVDSIDEAVRWVRRCPNPMMEDSDIDIRPIFGMEDFGETMTEELRQQEADLVKKIQSPEEAELRRAVKRWSDALEAKDCDGLVRDYAPEVVLYGAIPPYKFEGPEKIRELWQNCLPNFPAFESVFHNMKFHVAGEVAFAYGLHSFRTEDPDHPAGKSWMRVTIGYERQNGAWKVVHEHVSLPFNPMTNQTWLIEDPEVMSVPDYDPDACAS, translated from the coding sequence ATGGTAATGGTCAAAGCTTCTCCCAGTTCAGAAGCTGGAAGAATGCCTGATGAGGCTTTGTTGACCGCGATGGGAAACTTCAACCAAGAGCTGGTGGATGCGGGCATCATGCAAGCCGGCGAAGGGTTGAAGCCAAGCTCCGAAGGAGTGCGTGTTCACTTTCATGGCACCGAACGTTCAGTGACCGACGGGCCGTTTGCCGAAACGAAGGAGCTGATCGCTGGGTATTGGATTTGGGAAGTGGACTCGATAGATGAAGCGGTGCGGTGGGTCCGTCGCTGCCCCAATCCGATGATGGAAGATTCTGACATTGATATTCGACCCATCTTTGGAATGGAAGACTTCGGAGAAACGATGACTGAAGAGCTCCGTCAACAGGAAGCCGATCTTGTCAAGAAAATTCAATCGCCAGAAGAGGCGGAATTACGTCGTGCCGTGAAACGCTGGTCCGACGCTTTGGAAGCCAAGGATTGCGACGGTTTAGTCCGCGACTACGCACCGGAAGTCGTGTTGTACGGTGCGATCCCGCCCTACAAGTTTGAAGGTCCTGAAAAGATTCGTGAGCTTTGGCAGAATTGTTTGCCAAACTTCCCCGCGTTCGAGTCGGTTTTCCATAACATGAAGTTTCATGTGGCCGGCGAGGTTGCGTTCGCGTATGGGTTGCACAGTTTTCGAACGGAGGACCCGGACCATCCGGCGGGAAAGTCATGGATGCGAGTCACCATTGGTTACGAACGCCAAAATGGTGCATGGAAAGTGGTGCATGAACATGTTTCACTGCCCTTCAATCCCATGACAAACCAGACCTGGTTGATCGAAGATCCGGAGGTCATGAGTGTGCCCGACTATGACCCGGATGCCTGCGCCAGCTAA